Proteins encoded together in one Planctopirus ephydatiae window:
- a CDS encoding oxidoreductase, whose protein sequence is MARYFKYKSSDDVIADAARLGHCLEASKDLSPLFQSMPVGGREVGNRLCIQPMEGCDGTPAGFPDELTFRRYVRFGAGGAKLIWGEATAIEERGRMNPRQLLISEETMPLLEKMLNDCRLAHREAGFSTDDLLLGLQLTHSGRYSYRTPLLAMRDPILDLVTIDKQTGQLVAADKPVLTDAELEQIGELYVLAARRAYQIGCDFIDIKQCHRYLLSELLAARIRPGNYGGCLKNRMRLVLDVIKAIRAEVPNLVLATRMNVFDGIPFKGQGEEFIGQPISVTFPIETSFGASATDPLQMDLTEPLEVVRRLVDAGISLINVSVGNPYACPHYVRPAEQPPVDGYHAPEHPLLGVLRHFEVTKEVQKAAGAVPVVGSGYSWLQDYAFEIGAANVKQGACQFVGLGRGSLSQPDFAMHLAKNGALNRKTVCRTFSYCTNLMRTKDHPWGQYATGCPPFDKEVYGPLWKEAEAKRSAARK, encoded by the coding sequence TTGGCTCGCTACTTCAAATACAAATCTTCAGACGATGTGATTGCCGATGCCGCCCGGTTGGGTCATTGCCTTGAAGCCAGCAAAGATTTATCGCCACTGTTTCAATCGATGCCAGTTGGCGGTCGCGAGGTCGGTAACCGATTGTGCATTCAGCCGATGGAAGGTTGTGATGGAACACCGGCCGGTTTTCCCGATGAGCTGACATTCAGACGCTACGTTCGCTTTGGAGCTGGTGGTGCAAAACTCATCTGGGGTGAGGCGACGGCGATTGAAGAACGCGGGCGGATGAATCCGCGGCAACTGCTGATTTCTGAAGAAACGATGCCCCTGCTAGAAAAGATGCTCAACGATTGTCGGCTGGCTCATCGAGAGGCGGGCTTCTCGACGGATGATCTGCTGCTCGGTCTGCAATTGACGCATTCCGGACGCTACAGCTACCGCACACCACTGCTGGCCATGCGCGACCCGATTCTGGATCTGGTGACCATCGATAAGCAAACAGGGCAACTCGTTGCTGCCGACAAGCCCGTACTGACGGATGCTGAGTTAGAACAGATTGGCGAGCTGTATGTTCTGGCGGCCCGCCGGGCTTATCAGATCGGTTGCGATTTTATCGACATCAAGCAATGCCACCGGTATCTGCTATCCGAGCTTCTGGCAGCCAGAATTCGGCCGGGAAATTATGGCGGTTGTCTCAAAAATCGAATGCGGCTGGTTCTCGATGTGATCAAAGCCATTCGTGCGGAAGTCCCGAACCTGGTTCTGGCAACGCGCATGAATGTCTTCGATGGCATCCCCTTCAAAGGACAAGGTGAGGAGTTTATCGGGCAGCCGATTTCAGTCACTTTCCCCATTGAAACCAGTTTTGGTGCCAGTGCCACCGATCCCCTGCAGATGGACCTGACAGAGCCACTGGAAGTGGTACGGAGGTTGGTGGATGCAGGCATTTCGCTGATCAATGTCTCAGTCGGGAACCCGTATGCCTGCCCGCATTATGTGCGACCTGCTGAACAGCCACCAGTCGATGGTTATCACGCCCCCGAACATCCGCTGCTGGGAGTGTTGCGGCACTTTGAAGTGACAAAAGAGGTGCAGAAGGCCGCCGGTGCAGTTCCGGTGGTGGGAAGTGGGTACAGTTGGCTGCAGGATTACGCTTTTGAAATTGGGGCTGCCAATGTGAAGCAAGGCGCTTGTCAGTTTGTGGGGCTGGGGCGCGGTTCACTCTCTCAACCTGATTTTGCGATGCATCTGGCGAAGAACGGGGCTTTAAATCGGAAGACCGTCTGTCGAACCTTTTCTTATTGCACAAATCTGATGCGTACCAAGGATCACCCCTGGGGACAGTACGCCACGGGTTGTCCGCCCTTCGATAAGGAAGTTTACGGCCCACTCTGGAAAGAGGCAGAAGCTAAACGTAGTGCTGCCAGAAAATAG
- a CDS encoding CDGSH iron-sulfur domain-containing protein: MNSQVDPLQTQPQMNEVVIRTRENGPLVITGPVTIIDHQYSRFDLPPGENIALCRCGASQNKPFCDGAHRRCGFVATELATDRNSPDASP, encoded by the coding sequence ATGAATTCTCAAGTTGATCCCCTCCAGACACAGCCCCAGATGAACGAAGTGGTCATTCGCACTCGCGAGAATGGCCCGTTGGTCATTACAGGCCCAGTGACAATCATTGATCACCAGTACTCGCGATTTGACCTGCCCCCGGGAGAGAACATCGCTCTGTGTCGCTGTGGGGCCAGCCAGAACAAGCCTTTCTGCGACGGGGCACATCGACGGTGCGGCTTCGTCGCCACAGAACTTGCCACTGACCGTAACTCACCAGATGCTTCGCCTTGA
- a CDS encoding outer membrane protein assembly factor BamB family protein — MTRSAARRAGRSIASVPGALLLVGLILSGLGHGTQAEDWPWFLGSTHLGISHETDLAKKWPASGPPVLWKATIGEGYSAPSIVGDRVIIHHRIRKQEFVDCLKTTTGERLWRYETTTSYVDPYGYNGGPRATPLIAQGLVITFGAEGRLICLDLAHGQLKWEVDCAKKWRVPEHFFGFGCSPIIDGQRLIVLVGGQPNSGVVAFDLATGRVLWEAVGKSTWDGCVTSTGKPYRWTGEEMVVSYSSPVIHEVEGKRHLLCLMRQGLVSLDPETGKERFHYWFRARVHESVNAARPVVWDRKILLVAAYEAGSVLLELQPGGTGVKEVWKKPDQLQAHWSTPFYDQGVIYGFSGRHENGAMLQAVDAESGELLWEESGLNIDAELLERSSQAGRLKRRDTGEEVPWPFFGRGSKIRIRDRYILWSERGTLMLGELSRQGYREVSRTGWEDLSYPTWVAPVLANGQLYLRDEDTLLCLDVAEPRTVPKTSGK, encoded by the coding sequence ATGACAAGGTCTGCAGCACGCCGCGCAGGACGATCCATTGCATCAGTGCCAGGCGCGCTGCTGCTGGTGGGCTTGATTTTGTCAGGTCTGGGCCATGGGACTCAGGCCGAAGATTGGCCATGGTTTCTGGGTTCGACACATCTCGGAATCTCCCATGAGACAGATCTGGCGAAGAAATGGCCTGCTTCAGGGCCTCCCGTGTTATGGAAAGCCACAATTGGTGAAGGTTATTCGGCACCTTCGATTGTCGGTGATCGAGTAATCATTCATCACAGGATCAGAAAACAGGAGTTTGTCGATTGCCTGAAAACCACGACTGGGGAAAGGCTCTGGCGATATGAGACCACCACGTCGTATGTCGATCCTTACGGATACAATGGCGGCCCGAGAGCCACCCCGCTGATTGCCCAAGGTCTGGTGATTACATTTGGGGCGGAGGGTCGGCTGATTTGCCTCGATCTCGCACATGGCCAGTTGAAGTGGGAAGTGGATTGTGCCAAAAAATGGCGGGTGCCGGAGCACTTCTTTGGATTTGGCTGCAGCCCGATCATTGATGGCCAGCGTTTGATTGTCCTTGTAGGCGGACAACCGAATTCGGGTGTCGTGGCCTTTGATCTTGCCACAGGAAGAGTCCTGTGGGAAGCCGTGGGAAAATCGACCTGGGATGGCTGTGTGACTTCGACGGGGAAGCCCTATCGCTGGACGGGCGAAGAAATGGTCGTCAGTTACTCTTCGCCTGTCATTCATGAAGTCGAAGGCAAAAGGCATTTGCTTTGCCTGATGCGGCAAGGATTGGTCTCGCTCGATCCAGAAACCGGCAAGGAACGATTTCACTACTGGTTCCGCGCGAGAGTCCATGAATCGGTTAATGCGGCTCGGCCTGTCGTCTGGGATCGAAAAATTCTTTTGGTCGCGGCTTATGAAGCCGGATCTGTGCTGCTGGAACTTCAACCTGGCGGGACGGGTGTTAAAGAGGTCTGGAAGAAACCCGATCAATTGCAGGCCCACTGGTCAACTCCATTTTATGATCAAGGTGTGATCTATGGGTTTTCTGGCCGGCATGAAAACGGTGCGATGCTTCAGGCGGTCGATGCTGAATCGGGCGAGCTTTTGTGGGAAGAATCTGGCTTGAACATTGATGCCGAACTTCTGGAGAGAAGTTCGCAGGCAGGTCGATTAAAACGCCGCGATACGGGTGAAGAGGTTCCCTGGCCATTTTTTGGGCGAGGCTCAAAGATTCGCATAAGAGATCGGTACATCTTATGGAGTGAACGTGGCACTCTTATGCTGGGGGAACTCTCTCGTCAGGGTTATCGAGAGGTTAGTCGTACCGGTTGGGAAGATCTCAGTTATCCCACGTGGGTGGCACCAGTTCTTGCCAATGGTCAATTGTATCTGCGGGATGAAGACACCCTGCTCTGCCTCGATGTCGCAGAACCCCGTACAGTGCCAAAAACATCTGGTAAGTGA
- a CDS encoding DUF6754 domain-containing protein yields MMWVLAICSLPLTAISQASETIALQETPGVPSTTQSDVQFESSSDVVTPSAEMATPPANEAADNLLEDTASKLFSEKRFWSLILVLAVCFSVLICTFRARMGAKVYVRPIAGLKAIEEAVGRATEMGRPVLFVPGIMDLNELQTVAGLSVLSSVAKESAAYENNVHVPTARSLVMTAAREVVQAACIEAGKPDVYNDDSVRYITDEQFAYVAEVCGWTQREKPAACFYMGQFFAESLLLAENGNSVGAIQIAGTAESSQLPFFVASCDYTLLGEELFAASAYLSGEPQQLGSLQGQDLGKALAVTLLLAGCLLITLVQFEGLGPYPQIAYDVLYHQILGRD; encoded by the coding sequence ATGATGTGGGTCTTGGCCATTTGCTCGCTTCCTTTGACTGCGATATCGCAAGCGTCCGAAACGATCGCCCTGCAGGAAACTCCAGGAGTCCCCTCCACGACTCAGTCTGATGTTCAGTTCGAGTCCTCTTCTGATGTGGTCACTCCTTCAGCAGAGATGGCCACGCCGCCTGCCAATGAGGCCGCAGATAATCTCCTTGAAGATACGGCCTCGAAGCTATTCTCTGAGAAAAGGTTCTGGTCACTGATTCTGGTGCTGGCGGTCTGTTTCAGCGTGTTGATCTGTACCTTCCGCGCCAGAATGGGTGCCAAGGTTTATGTCCGACCGATTGCTGGTTTGAAGGCAATTGAAGAAGCCGTGGGGCGGGCGACCGAAATGGGGCGTCCTGTGTTGTTCGTCCCTGGAATCATGGATTTGAATGAATTGCAGACCGTGGCCGGTCTGAGTGTCCTATCGTCAGTCGCGAAAGAGTCGGCAGCGTATGAGAACAATGTGCATGTTCCAACGGCCAGGTCACTGGTGATGACGGCTGCTCGTGAAGTGGTTCAGGCGGCATGCATCGAAGCCGGCAAGCCCGATGTCTACAACGATGACTCGGTTCGATACATCACCGATGAACAGTTTGCTTATGTGGCTGAAGTTTGCGGCTGGACACAGCGGGAAAAGCCAGCAGCTTGCTTTTATATGGGCCAGTTTTTTGCGGAATCACTACTGCTAGCGGAAAATGGAAATTCTGTCGGTGCGATTCAAATTGCCGGGACTGCTGAATCGTCGCAACTTCCGTTTTTTGTGGCATCGTGTGATTACACACTTCTGGGAGAGGAATTGTTTGCCGCTTCCGCCTATCTTTCTGGTGAGCCACAGCAACTTGGGAGTCTGCAGGGACAGGATCTGGGAAAAGCACTGGCAGTGACCTTGCTATTGGCAGGATGCCTGCTCATCACTCTGGTGCAGTTTGAAGGATTAGGGCCCTACCCCCAAATAGCCTATGACGTTCTGTATCATCAGATTCTGGGGAGAGATTAA
- the mog gene encoding molybdopterin adenylyltransferase has translation MLRVGIVTISDRASQGVYEDRGGPAIREYLDDVLACEYEVDYRLIADEQPLIEATLIELADQSNCSLIVTTGGTGPALRDVTPEATATVCTKLLPGFGELMRKVSLEKVPTAILSRQTAGIRGRSLMINLPGQPRAIRECLDGVFAAVPYCIELIGGPAFDTRPERLVAFRPKKL, from the coding sequence ATGCTGCGAGTCGGGATCGTGACAATCTCTGATCGTGCCAGTCAGGGCGTTTACGAAGATCGAGGCGGCCCCGCCATCAGAGAATACCTCGATGATGTTCTTGCGTGTGAGTATGAGGTCGATTACCGCCTGATTGCTGATGAGCAGCCTCTGATTGAAGCGACGCTGATTGAACTTGCGGATCAATCGAACTGCAGCTTGATAGTGACGACTGGAGGAACCGGGCCTGCCCTGCGGGATGTTACTCCCGAAGCGACTGCCACTGTCTGCACGAAGCTTCTCCCTGGTTTTGGAGAGTTAATGCGAAAGGTTTCGCTGGAGAAAGTTCCCACAGCCATCCTTTCGCGACAGACGGCCGGGATTCGCGGTCGCTCATTGATGATCAATCTCCCCGGACAACCCCGCGCCATTCGTGAATGTCTCGATGGAGTTTTCGCAGCCGTTCCTTATTGCATTGAACTGATTGGCGGCCCAGCCTTCGATACTCGTCCCGAACGACTCGTGGCTTTCCGTCCCAAGAAATTATGA
- a CDS encoding DOMON domain-containing protein, with protein MIPALFAFRFEWPVPRLDPWKKDSANWVPIDSQHRLQRVELGTGTAGNSLEVYLGWNAEGLGVRCLAGNLPDRPVSNPLQASSTDGLQIWIDTRNTQNIHRASRFCHHFCCLPTTTKGAQKGVVIQQPIARAKDEQALANPDEIPCRSRVDALGYDLEVWLPAGKLEGFDPIGSPRLSFYYRWIHHGIPDQFLTVGLEFPVDADPSLWQTIVLS; from the coding sequence GTGATTCCTGCGTTATTTGCATTTCGATTTGAATGGCCAGTCCCCAGGCTTGATCCGTGGAAGAAAGATTCTGCGAACTGGGTTCCCATCGATTCCCAGCATCGATTGCAGAGAGTTGAGCTGGGCACTGGGACAGCAGGAAACTCACTCGAAGTTTATCTCGGTTGGAATGCGGAGGGGTTGGGTGTGCGCTGCCTGGCTGGGAATCTCCCTGATCGACCGGTCTCGAACCCATTACAGGCGAGTTCGACCGATGGCCTGCAGATCTGGATCGATACGCGAAACACTCAAAACATTCATCGTGCTTCCCGGTTCTGCCACCATTTCTGTTGCCTTCCGACGACGACAAAAGGGGCGCAAAAGGGAGTGGTGATTCAGCAGCCGATTGCTCGCGCAAAAGATGAGCAAGCACTGGCTAACCCCGATGAAATTCCCTGTCGTAGTCGAGTCGATGCCCTCGGATATGACCTGGAAGTCTGGCTACCGGCTGGAAAGCTGGAAGGGTTTGATCCGATTGGCAGTCCGCGACTCAGCTTCTACTATCGATGGATCCACCATGGAATTCCCGATCAGTTTCTGACAGTGGGGCTGGAGTTCCCAGTGGATGCTGACCCGAGCTTATGGCAGACCATTGTTTTATCATAA